The Acidobacteriota bacterium genomic sequence GAATCCCGATGATCAGGACTCGCCGGACCGTCGTCCTTGTCGCCACCGCGATCGCCGTCGTGGCGTGCTCCACTCATGAGGCCTCGAAGAGCGCCTACGAGAGCCCCTCCGCGAGCCCGCCGCTGCAGGCGCAGACGGCGCACCGTGCGGCCCCGCCGCTCGTCGATTCCAACGCGCCTCTTCCCCCGGGGCATCCGGCCGTCGGGCAGGCCGGCTCGTCCTCGGCGCCGGGTCTTCCTCCCATTCCCGCCGGAGCCGGCGAAGGCGAGAGGGCGCTCGCATGGACCGCCCCCGCGGACTGGATCGCAGAGCCTCCCGCCTCCTCGATGCGCCGCGCGCAGTACAAGGTCCCGGGGAAGGGGGGCGACGGCGAGTGCGCCGTCTTCTACTTCGGCCCCGGACAGGGGGGAGACCCGATGGCGAACGCCCAGCGATGGGCGTCGCAGTTCACGATGCCGGACGGAAGCCCCGCGGAAAAGAACATGAAGACCTCGGAGATCGAGGTCGCCGGTTTCAAGGTCACCCTCGTCGAGGTTGCCGGCACGTACAACGGCGGCATGACGATGGGGGCGGCGCCGAGCCAGCCGAAGCCGGGATATCACCTCCTCGGCGCCATCGCCCCGGGACCCGATGCGAACTGGTACTTCAAGTTCACGGGCCCCGAAGCCACGGTGCAGGCGCAGCGCGCCGCCTTCGAGTCGATGGTGAAGTCGCTCAAGCACGGCGCGTGATCGCCGCCGCCCGCGGCCGCCGGCCTCAGGCGAACGGCCGATCGATCGCCGGGCTCGGCTCGGTGAAAAACTTCGCGCCATTCTCGGTGATGTGAAGGCAGTCCTCGAGGCGCATCCCGAACTCGCCGTAGATCGCGATCATCGGCTCGTCGCTGAAGCACATCCCCGGCGCGAGAGGCGTCTTGTTTCCGCGGACGAAGTTCGTCCACTCGTGGCCGTCGAGGCCGATGCCGTGCCCCGTGCGGTGGGGGAGCCCGGGCACCTTGTAGTCCGGCCCGAAGCCGGCGTCGGTGATGACCTTCCGCGCCGCGGCGTCCACGGCTTCGGCCGGCATCCCCGGCTTCGCCGTGCGGAAGGCGGCCGCCTGCGCCTCCTTCTCGAGGTCAAAGACGTCTTTCTGTCTCTGGCTCGCCTTGCCGAAGACGGTCGTGCGCGTGATGTCGGACCTGTACCCTTCGACGGCGCACCCGTCGTCGATCTGGACGACGTCCCCTTCCTTCAGCCTCTGCGGCTGGATGCTCCCGTGCGGGAAGGCGGTGAAGACGCCGAAGCTCACCGAGGCATCCCCCTGGAACCCGAGCGCCTCGTACGCCGCATTGATGTTTCTCCCCAGCTCGTCGTGCGTCATTCCCTCTCTCAGCGTCCTCAGGGCCGCCTTGTAGGCGGCGATGGTGATGTCGTTCGCGCGCTGCATCAGCGCGATCTCGGCCGGCGACTTGATCATGCGGCAGCCCGCGGTGACGTCGGTGGCGTCGGTGTACTCGAGGCTCGGCGTCTCCTTGCGGATTCCATTCATCACGAAGAAGCGGCAGCGCTCCTCGACGCCGACGGCGCCGGTCGTGACGCCGCGATCCTTCAGGATGCCGGCGACGACTTTGTACGGGCTCTCGTCCTCCTGCCAGACGCGGACTTCGCTTCCGGGGGCGAGGAGTTCTCTTGCTCTCGCCTCCTCGAACGCCGGGCAGACGTACGCGAGCTCGCCCGTCGCCGGGAGGACGGCGACGAAGGGGCGCTCGCTCGGCCACCATCCTTTGAATCCGGTGTAGTAGTAGAGGCTGGTGCCGGGCTCGAAGATCACGGCGGAGAGATAGTGCTCGGCCATGAGGCGCTTCGCCTTCTCGCGGCGGGCGGCTCGCTCGGCGTCGGTGATGGGGACGATGCCGTCCTTCATCGGCTTGAGGGACTTGATGGCGGCTGGGACGGGGGGGAGGTCTGGCTTGTCGGCCCCCGGGGCGGCGATCGATCGGGCGGTCGAAGCGGCGGCGACGCCGGCGGCCCCGGCGGCGGCGGACCAGGTCAGGAAGCGGCGGCGATGGATGCGCATGGGGTCAGAGTACTACGGGTGGGTCAAGGGGTTGTCGGTGCCGAGGCTTGCCTGAGCCGCTCTCTCCACTTCTTCGCCTGGTCTGCGAAGTACGCCTGGTTCGGCAGCTTGAACTCCACCGCCAGCGCCGCCGCCTTCTCCTCCGCCTCCGCCGCCTCCTTCCACCGCTCCGCCTTCGCGTACCCGTCCGCCAGGCTGTCGCACGCGTTCGCCGAGTTC encodes the following:
- a CDS encoding aminopeptidase P family protein, whose amino-acid sequence is MRIHRRRFLTWSAAAGAAGVAAASTARSIAAPGADKPDLPPVPAAIKSLKPMKDGIVPITDAERAARREKAKRLMAEHYLSAVIFEPGTSLYYYTGFKGWWPSERPFVAVLPATGELAYVCPAFEEARARELLAPGSEVRVWQEDESPYKVVAGILKDRGVTTGAVGVEERCRFFVMNGIRKETPSLEYTDATDVTAGCRMIKSPAEIALMQRANDITIAAYKAALRTLREGMTHDELGRNINAAYEALGFQGDASVSFGVFTAFPHGSIQPQRLKEGDVVQIDDGCAVEGYRSDITRTTVFGKASQRQKDVFDLEKEAQAAAFRTAKPGMPAEAVDAAARKVITDAGFGPDYKVPGLPHRTGHGIGLDGHEWTNFVRGNKTPLAPGMCFSDEPMIAIYGEFGMRLEDCLHITENGAKFFTEPSPAIDRPFA